In the Methanomassiliicoccales archaeon genome, one interval contains:
- a CDS encoding PH domain-containing protein, which produces MAGSISKWLKFMFARDQEWLIREVIKPGEEILYIVENCRIKDIRPGKMQKSPVGLMVATDRRVLLFIPRLFEEFKIEEYPYDQITSIGLCETPYFSGCIDLESNNVKRTIFWINPKSEAEEMVRVIRERAKLNK; this is translated from the coding sequence TTGGCAGGCTCGATTTCAAAATGGCTCAAATTCATGTTTGCAAGGGATCAGGAGTGGTTGATCAGGGAAGTGATAAAACCTGGCGAAGAAATTCTGTACATTGTAGAAAATTGCAGAATAAAAGATATAAGGCCTGGTAAAATGCAGAAATCCCCAGTCGGCTTGATGGTGGCTACCGATAGGAGGGTATTACTGTTTATTCCTCGATTATTTGAGGAGTTCAAGATTGAAGAATATCCTTATGATCAAATCACATCGATTGGATTGTGTGAAACACCATATTTCAGCGGATGTATTGATCTTGAGTCGAACAATGTCAAGAGAACAATATTCTGGATAAATCCTAAATCAGAGGCTGAAGAAATGGTGAGAGTTATCCGCGAACGAGCGAAATTAAACAAGTAA
- a CDS encoding cation:proton antiporter gives MLTPDNMMLEIGAIMLIAFIGAAIASRLRQSVILGYILVGILIGPHIHIQIGPVVYTGIINDTTIIDFLSHLGLILLMFFIGLEFSFSRVKRTKSAAAIIAMFNLGINMFVGIVLGTALGWPIIDTIFLAGIISMSSSAVAMKSIIELKRLANPETEYLIGISVMESFLSMILLTIIAGLMIKDGSGSLNLTSLAFGIIAFYVFFVFLAIIVIPRTLNHLRKIKSDELFVLFALGIVFLAAAFAELLGVPAIIGAFFIGMVFAETKVSERFHEKIVPFRDAFVAIFFVSFGMLINPALFTDIWWMVILAVALVIINDLFLTATIAYLLGFSSKASVSIGTALCGRDAESVMFASVGSKAFGATKGAILYPFAGALCFITSAITPLLMKNSLKLADKISKIIPDFAKHSGALISRTLSKLIIPRAFPIRRKTKIAMIILVSNFIALCAIIVTRGLEHIIAFLIGLACTATLHVVISSEVRSIVRNANYSNLNASTRDSILIANFVSSFVSGGFVTMMCTAFFFTYYWALSPMALLIYFIWVLIRMKNTYGKIMTKPMIYPYPNR, from the coding sequence ATGCTGACCCCTGATAATATGATGCTTGAGATCGGCGCCATAATGTTAATCGCATTCATCGGTGCCGCAATTGCATCCAGGTTGAGGCAAAGCGTCATACTGGGTTATATACTTGTAGGCATTCTTATCGGACCACACATACACATTCAAATCGGTCCAGTTGTTTATACTGGCATAATCAATGATACTACAATAATCGATTTTCTTTCTCATCTTGGTCTCATATTGCTTATGTTTTTCATAGGTCTTGAATTTTCATTCAGCAGGGTGAAACGTACCAAATCTGCTGCTGCAATTATTGCGATGTTTAATTTGGGAATCAACATGTTTGTTGGGATTGTGCTTGGCACAGCTCTAGGTTGGCCAATTATCGATACTATATTTCTTGCGGGTATAATTTCGATGAGCAGCAGTGCGGTGGCAATGAAGTCAATAATCGAGTTGAAGCGATTGGCAAATCCGGAAACAGAATACCTCATAGGGATTTCCGTAATGGAAAGCTTTCTTTCAATGATTCTGCTGACGATTATAGCCGGATTGATGATAAAAGATGGATCTGGCTCGCTGAATCTTACCTCTCTTGCGTTCGGTATCATTGCCTTTTATGTGTTCTTTGTCTTCCTTGCAATTATTGTCATTCCCAGAACACTCAACCACCTCAGAAAAATTAAGAGCGATGAACTCTTCGTTTTATTTGCTTTAGGAATTGTATTCCTAGCGGCAGCATTTGCAGAGCTGCTTGGTGTCCCTGCGATCATAGGTGCATTTTTCATTGGGATGGTTTTCGCAGAAACGAAAGTCTCTGAACGATTTCATGAGAAAATAGTCCCGTTCAGAGATGCCTTTGTGGCAATATTCTTTGTATCGTTTGGAATGTTAATCAATCCAGCGCTTTTCACTGATATATGGTGGATGGTTATTCTAGCTGTGGCATTAGTAATCATTAACGATCTCTTTTTGACGGCAACGATCGCATATTTACTCGGCTTCTCTTCGAAAGCCTCCGTATCGATAGGAACTGCCCTTTGCGGTAGGGATGCAGAATCAGTAATGTTTGCAAGTGTTGGAAGTAAGGCATTTGGCGCAACCAAGGGGGCAATTCTCTACCCCTTTGCTGGGGCATTATGCTTCATAACGAGTGCAATAACGCCTTTACTTATGAAAAACTCATTAAAACTCGCTGATAAGATCTCAAAGATTATTCCGGATTTCGCAAAACACAGTGGTGCGCTAATATCTCGCACCCTTTCGAAACTCATAATTCCGAGAGCATTTCCAATCCGGAGAAAGACGAAAATAGCCATGATTATACTGGTATCGAATTTTATAGCACTTTGCGCGATCATTGTGACAAGGGGTCTTGAACATATTATTGCCTTCCTCATCGGCTTAGCATGTACAGCAACCCTCCATGTTGTGATCTCATCAGAGGTTCGTAGCATAGTAAGAAACGCAAATTATTCTAATCTCAATGCATCAACAAGAGACAGCATATTGATCGCGAATTTCGTATCGTCTTTTGTTTCAGGCGGTTTCGTGACGATGATGTGTACCGCATTCTTTTTTACTTACTACTGGGCTCTTTCTCCCATGGCTCTTCTTATATATTTCATCTGGGTCCTCATCAGAATGAAGAACACTTACGGAAAAATTATGACAAAGCCGATGATCTATCCATATCCAAATAGGTGA
- a CDS encoding cation-translocating P-type ATPase, which yields MALTWHSLKREDVVSALDTDAEKGLSEEEARARLEKYGFNEIVRSDALSPLKIFASQFKNLMVIILVIAAVVSATIGALKGSSEEWLDATVIMVIVILNAILGFVQEYKAERTLEALKKLASPDATVIRNGKEKDIPSSHLVPGDIIILKTGDKIPADGRLLESINLKVNEASLTGESMPASKDAGIVLDEDTYISDRENMVFSGSTIEYGRGIAVVTSTGMNTELGKIAHMIQEEESETPLQKKLANLGKQLGFMVLGVSIFIFIVGLIRNVAVEEMFLTAVSLAVAAIPEGLPAVVTISLALGLQRMASRNALIRKLPAVESLGSATVICTDKTGTLTKGEMSVREIWIGDTIQVTGEGFTPEGEFTKNGEKISPQEVENLKWLITAGALCNDASLVFEENRWSIRGDTTEGALLVMAKKAGIDLSKLNEEFPRIYELPFDSVKKRMITVHERQNRIFAFLKGATESTLAICSKRYVDGTIVDLSDEEKKKIMDKNNEMASRALRVLAIAMKEIEDFERDDTQIERGFIFLGLVGMSDAPRKEAIEAVKKAKNAGIRVIMITGDHELTAKSIAVEMGIADTLDPKVISGSELEKLSVEELSKRVKEVSIFARVAPEHKVKIVEALKRNGEIVAMTGDGVNDAPALKKADIGVAMGITGTDVSKEASEMVLTDDNFASIVHAVEEGRGIYDNIKRFVEYLLSCNAGEVAAMFIATLALADPAFLPFLLPIQILWMNLVTDGLPALSLGVEPIADDVMERLPRDPREKPITRHMAYRIVTVGIIMAISTNFAFFLEYYDTGDIVHARTVAFCTIVFSQLFYAFSARSERKTIKELGIRSNPKVLYAFIISALLQLAVIYIYPLNSAFKTVPIGIDEWVIVLIFGSIATIAMESWKIITRIREKNTRLSSQIELQQMVGE from the coding sequence ATGGCTTTGACTTGGCATTCCCTCAAAAGAGAAGATGTGGTCTCCGCCCTTGATACCGATGCTGAAAAGGGTCTCAGTGAAGAGGAGGCAAGGGCGCGATTGGAAAAATATGGCTTTAATGAGATTGTAAGGAGTGACGCTCTTTCCCCACTTAAGATCTTTGCCAGTCAGTTCAAAAACCTCATGGTCATCATTTTAGTAATTGCAGCGGTGGTTTCTGCGACAATCGGAGCCCTAAAAGGTTCCTCGGAAGAATGGCTTGATGCTACAGTAATAATGGTTATCGTCATTTTAAATGCAATTCTCGGCTTTGTTCAAGAATATAAAGCAGAAAGAACTCTTGAAGCACTGAAAAAATTGGCATCTCCTGATGCCACTGTCATTAGAAACGGAAAGGAAAAGGATATTCCTTCAAGTCACTTGGTTCCTGGCGATATCATAATTCTGAAAACGGGAGACAAAATTCCTGCTGATGGGAGGTTACTAGAATCGATTAACCTGAAGGTAAACGAGGCTTCCCTGACAGGGGAGTCCATGCCGGCCTCAAAAGATGCTGGTATCGTTTTGGATGAAGATACGTACATAAGCGACAGAGAAAACATGGTATTTTCTGGCTCAACTATCGAATACGGAAGGGGTATCGCAGTTGTGACATCTACGGGTATGAACACAGAACTAGGAAAAATTGCACACATGATACAAGAAGAGGAATCGGAAACTCCCCTTCAAAAGAAACTTGCGAATTTGGGAAAGCAACTAGGCTTTATGGTTCTTGGTGTTTCTATTTTTATCTTCATCGTTGGCCTCATTAGAAACGTCGCAGTTGAAGAAATGTTTCTTACCGCAGTGAGTCTCGCGGTTGCAGCTATTCCTGAGGGGCTACCAGCCGTCGTTACTATCAGCCTCGCACTTGGATTGCAACGGATGGCTAGCAGAAATGCTCTCATTAGAAAATTACCAGCAGTAGAAAGTCTAGGTAGTGCGACAGTGATCTGTACAGACAAGACAGGGACTCTTACAAAAGGGGAAATGAGCGTTCGTGAGATATGGATTGGCGATACGATTCAGGTCACTGGAGAAGGATTCACGCCCGAAGGTGAATTTACAAAAAATGGAGAAAAAATAAGCCCCCAAGAGGTTGAAAATCTAAAGTGGCTTATCACAGCTGGAGCATTATGCAACGACGCGTCTCTAGTTTTTGAAGAAAATAGATGGTCGATAAGGGGCGACACAACTGAAGGTGCTTTACTTGTGATGGCAAAAAAGGCAGGTATAGATTTATCTAAGCTAAATGAAGAGTTTCCGAGGATTTACGAATTGCCTTTTGACTCCGTGAAGAAAAGAATGATAACGGTTCACGAGAGACAGAATCGAATCTTTGCCTTTTTGAAGGGGGCTACGGAATCTACGCTCGCGATTTGCAGCAAAAGATACGTCGACGGTACAATTGTGGATTTATCAGACGAGGAAAAGAAAAAGATAATGGACAAGAATAATGAAATGGCCTCTCGGGCACTTCGCGTTCTTGCAATTGCGATGAAGGAAATAGAGGATTTTGAAAGGGATGATACCCAAATTGAACGTGGGTTCATCTTTCTCGGACTTGTTGGAATGAGTGACGCCCCAAGGAAAGAAGCCATTGAAGCTGTGAAGAAGGCCAAAAATGCTGGCATTAGAGTTATAATGATAACGGGAGATCATGAACTCACGGCAAAATCAATAGCCGTGGAAATGGGAATTGCCGATACGCTGGATCCAAAGGTCATCTCAGGAAGTGAGCTCGAGAAACTGAGTGTAGAGGAGCTGTCCAAAAGAGTAAAAGAAGTGTCAATTTTCGCAAGGGTCGCACCAGAACACAAGGTAAAAATTGTCGAGGCACTAAAAAGGAACGGTGAAATCGTCGCGATGACTGGCGATGGAGTCAATGATGCACCCGCACTCAAGAAGGCTGATATCGGAGTTGCCATGGGAATAACTGGTACCGACGTCTCGAAGGAAGCTTCTGAGATGGTTCTGACCGATGATAACTTCGCCTCAATTGTTCATGCCGTTGAAGAGGGAAGGGGAATCTATGATAACATCAAAAGATTTGTTGAATATTTGCTTTCTTGCAACGCAGGCGAAGTGGCAGCCATGTTCATTGCGACACTTGCCCTCGCCGATCCGGCATTCCTGCCCTTCCTCTTGCCAATCCAGATCCTGTGGATGAATCTCGTTACAGACGGACTACCAGCACTAAGTCTCGGCGTGGAGCCGATTGCAGATGATGTTATGGAAAGACTGCCTCGCGATCCCCGGGAAAAGCCGATCACTAGGCATATGGCGTATAGAATTGTGACCGTGGGCATCATAATGGCCATCAGCACGAATTTTGCATTTTTCCTCGAGTACTATGATACTGGCGATATCGTTCATGCGAGAACAGTTGCTTTCTGCACCATAGTTTTCTCGCAATTATTCTACGCATTTTCAGCAAGATCTGAAAGAAAAACAATAAAGGAATTAGGCATCCGTTCAAATCCAAAAGTCCTATACGCATTCATAATTTCTGCACTTCTGCAGCTTGCTGTAATTTACATATATCCATTGAACTCTGCGTTTAAGACTGTTCCCATAGGAATAGATGAATGGGTAATAGTCTTGATATTTGGCTCAATTGCGACTATAGCCATGGAATCCTGGAAGATAATCACAAGAATAAGAGAAAAAAATACCCGATTGTCTAGTCAAATTGAGCTGCAGCAGATGGTGGGCGAATGA
- the rtcA gene encoding RNA 3'-terminal phosphate cyclase, producing MIEIDGSYGEGGGQLLRMAVALSALTKKEVRVFNIRAGRPNPGLAPQHLAAVKGVATISNAEIGGALAGSKELIFHPGTIRGGRYKIDVGTAGSITLVMQACLLPSSLAEAETVLEISGGTNVKWSPSIDYYKLVFLPLLEKIGIKAKLSIVSRGFYPEGGGRVVVEVTPTSKFKPLHLDDRGTLSEISGICFSQNLPEHISRRMALSAKKALIDISDAKILTESSTGISTGAGICIAANFENTVLGSDTLGERGVPAEAVGLEAARNLKEEINGMGTLDIHAADQILAYLALSEDRSQFFVKNITKHLETQIWLIEKFTGARFQLQKTQNRWKVTVVPNRT from the coding sequence ATGATTGAGATAGATGGATCTTACGGCGAGGGGGGGGGACAGTTACTGCGGATGGCAGTTGCACTCTCTGCTCTCACCAAAAAAGAAGTTAGAGTTTTCAATATAAGGGCAGGAAGACCTAATCCAGGTCTAGCACCACAGCATCTAGCTGCTGTTAAAGGTGTCGCAACAATTTCGAATGCAGAGATCGGTGGCGCTTTGGCAGGTTCGAAAGAATTGATCTTTCATCCTGGAACTATCCGAGGCGGTCGATACAAAATAGACGTAGGAACTGCAGGGAGCATAACGCTCGTGATGCAAGCATGCCTTTTGCCGTCTTCCCTCGCTGAGGCGGAAACAGTGCTCGAGATCTCTGGAGGTACAAATGTCAAATGGTCGCCATCGATCGATTACTACAAACTCGTCTTTCTTCCACTTCTTGAGAAAATTGGAATAAAGGCAAAATTGAGCATAGTGTCGAGAGGCTTTTACCCAGAGGGTGGTGGGAGAGTCGTCGTTGAAGTAACGCCAACAAGTAAGTTCAAACCCCTTCATTTGGATGATCGCGGAACCTTATCCGAAATCTCAGGTATCTGCTTTTCACAGAATCTTCCAGAGCACATTTCACGGCGCATGGCTCTCTCGGCAAAGAAAGCGTTAATTGATATATCTGATGCTAAAATATTAACGGAGTCCTCGACTGGCATATCCACTGGTGCGGGCATTTGCATAGCAGCGAACTTTGAGAATACAGTTCTTGGATCTGATACACTTGGAGAAAGAGGAGTCCCAGCAGAAGCCGTTGGCTTAGAGGCGGCAAGGAATCTAAAAGAAGAAATTAATGGTATGGGAACGCTCGATATCCATGCCGCAGACCAAATATTGGCTTATCTAGCACTTTCTGAGGATCGTTCGCAGTTCTTCGTAAAGAATATTACAAAACATCTCGAGACACAGATTTGGCTGATTGAGAAATTTACTGGCGCAAGATTTCAACTGCAAAAAACACAGAACAGATGGAAAGTTACTGTCGTCCCTAACCGTACATAA
- a CDS encoding PAC2 family protein: MDEIRVVELKEMDLRGAYVIDGFPSVGLVGSIAANYLIKTLPLELIGVIDSEFFPAISWVKDGTPFGPVRIYGGESGEDKVAIFVSEFQPPVNLIRSLATTMMDWFEDHKCGMVISPEGLIVQTGSDESENVADSKSGSDALSRVWGIGSTARANEILKSNGIQLFENGVIVGLAATLLNEGVYRDLDVLLLLSEARADYPDARAAAAVTAAIDKILLHTEIDVRPLLDEAVAIEEKLKEMYKRAGKKEELSRMRSIMYG, from the coding sequence ATGGATGAAATTAGAGTCGTTGAGCTCAAGGAAATGGATTTGAGAGGCGCTTACGTGATAGACGGCTTTCCAAGCGTCGGACTAGTGGGCTCGATTGCTGCAAACTATCTCATTAAGACACTGCCACTAGAGCTTATCGGCGTGATTGACTCGGAGTTTTTCCCAGCGATATCCTGGGTTAAAGATGGTACACCCTTTGGTCCTGTAAGGATCTATGGCGGTGAAAGCGGTGAAGATAAAGTTGCTATCTTCGTATCTGAATTCCAGCCACCTGTTAATCTTATTAGATCTTTGGCAACGACGATGATGGATTGGTTCGAAGATCATAAATGCGGTATGGTGATTTCGCCAGAAGGTCTGATAGTGCAGACAGGTTCTGATGAAAGCGAAAACGTGGCTGATTCAAAATCTGGGAGCGATGCCCTTAGTCGAGTATGGGGTATAGGATCCACCGCTAGAGCAAATGAAATACTAAAAAGCAACGGAATTCAACTTTTCGAGAATGGAGTTATAGTTGGTCTTGCGGCCACATTGTTGAATGAAGGCGTCTACCGGGATCTGGACGTGTTGCTTCTTCTTTCCGAAGCCCGCGCTGATTATCCAGATGCAAGAGCAGCAGCAGCGGTTACGGCCGCAATCGACAAAATCCTCCTTCATACAGAAATCGATGTAAGGCCGTTGCTCGATGAGGCCGTGGCGATCGAGGAGAAACTGAAGGAAATGTATAAGAGAGCTGGTAAAAAGGAAGAACTATCCAGAATGAGATCGATTATGTACGGTTAG
- a CDS encoding 2,5-diamino-6-(ribosylamino)-4(3H)-pyrimidinone 5'-phosphate reductase produces MRPFVIVNCAMTADGKIAGRERRQVRISSEEDLERVRKLRASCDAILVGVGTVLADDPHLTVKGTPKGGNPLRVVLDSRGRTPENARVLNGCAPTLIVTTEFCQKTWKNAEVVRFGKERVDIRRLLSYLYNKGVRLLLVEGGGETIWSFFKGGFVDRYFVFVGDIILGGREAPTPVDGEGFLSHEAIHLNLISFERLGNGVLLEYEVVYDGKKQS; encoded by the coding sequence ATGAGACCTTTCGTTATTGTGAACTGCGCAATGACAGCTGATGGCAAGATCGCAGGAAGAGAAAGAAGGCAGGTAAGAATTTCCTCTGAGGAAGACCTAGAAAGAGTTAGAAAATTGAGGGCATCGTGCGATGCGATTCTCGTAGGCGTCGGAACCGTCCTTGCAGACGACCCTCATCTTACTGTAAAAGGCACACCGAAGGGGGGCAATCCTCTGCGAGTCGTTCTCGATTCAAGAGGGCGAACTCCAGAGAATGCGAGAGTTCTCAATGGCTGTGCACCCACACTCATCGTAACAACGGAGTTTTGCCAGAAAACTTGGAAAAATGCTGAGGTGGTCAGATTTGGCAAGGAGAGGGTGGATATAAGACGGCTTCTTTCATATCTCTATAACAAAGGAGTCCGATTACTTCTTGTAGAGGGGGGCGGCGAGACTATATGGTCATTTTTTAAAGGAGGGTTTGTCGATAGATATTTTGTATTTGTTGGCGATATTATTCTAGGTGGCCGGGAGGCACCAACCCCGGTGGACGGAGAGGGGTTTTTATCTCATGAGGCAATCCATTTAAACCTCATTTCGTTTGAACGCTTAGGAAACGGCGTACTCCTAGAGTACGAGGTTGTATATGATGGAAAGAAACAAAGTTAG
- a CDS encoding Mut7-C RNAse domain-containing protein produces the protein MERNKVRFATDEMLGSLSRWLRILGYDTEYLKGMKDEEIEAFVLSEERVLLTRDKDLARRLRRRALCIKSDEIRDQLQQVIIEFDLKINGEFTRCTLCNGELREVPIVEVEKEVPQGVILNTTEFYRCNRCGKIYWKGSHWNNIMKQLNILNSSAKVNNR, from the coding sequence ATGGAAAGAAACAAAGTTAGGTTTGCAACTGATGAAATGCTGGGTTCTCTATCGAGGTGGTTGCGCATATTAGGCTATGACACAGAATACCTCAAGGGCATGAAAGACGAAGAAATTGAAGCATTTGTATTATCGGAGGAGAGGGTATTACTCACCAGAGATAAAGACTTAGCAAGAAGACTAAGAAGAAGAGCTCTGTGCATCAAAAGCGATGAAATTCGCGATCAATTGCAGCAAGTCATTATTGAATTTGATTTGAAAATCAACGGTGAGTTCACTAGATGCACACTATGCAACGGAGAATTGCGTGAGGTTCCAATAGTAGAAGTCGAAAAAGAAGTTCCGCAAGGAGTGATATTGAATACGACAGAATTCTATCGCTGCAACCGGTGTGGCAAGATCTACTGGAAGGGGTCACACTGGAACAACATTATGAAGCAACTTAACATCCTGAATTCTTCTGCGAAAGTAAATAACCGATAA
- a CDS encoding DUF131 domain-containing protein: MKLRRFLQFISISMVIIGLALVLAALLIGELHVALFLIFPIIYGSGALGSAAIIIIFFGFLILILAFFMSPYGCEDLSKRNLSKTSWISREKHDKFEDFSNDDDKWKEGLEKRAIKTKGAGVVLIGPVPIIFGSEPRMVIVAMLLAIAMIVLVIILAFI, encoded by the coding sequence GTGAAGCTACGAAGATTCCTGCAATTCATATCCATTTCAATGGTTATAATTGGTTTAGCACTGGTCTTGGCGGCCCTCTTAATTGGAGAGCTACACGTAGCGCTCTTCCTCATTTTCCCTATTATCTATGGTTCAGGAGCACTAGGTTCTGCTGCGATCATTATCATCTTTTTCGGATTTCTCATCCTAATCCTGGCATTTTTCATGAGTCCTTACGGATGTGAAGATCTATCAAAAAGGAATTTGTCAAAAACCTCTTGGATTTCTAGGGAAAAACACGACAAATTTGAAGACTTTTCCAATGACGATGACAAATGGAAAGAGGGTCTGGAAAAGAGAGCAATAAAAACTAAGGGGGCGGGAGTTGTACTAATCGGTCCAGTGCCAATCATTTTTGGATCTGAGCCGAGGATGGTCATTGTTGCGATGCTGCTCGCCATTGCTATGATCGTTTTAGTGATCATACTCGCCTTCATTTAG
- a CDS encoding GMP synthase subunit A: MKVYVIDNGGQWTHREWRVLRYLGVDSIIVPNTTPFEKLGNADALVLSGGAPRVALDADRMGRNGEYLEMADFPILGICAGMQYMCMKFGGRTEPARVPEFGKTIIYVDDADDLFTGLPNRFTVWESHNDEVTAVPDSFEVLAHSDNCPVEAIRMKKKPIYGLQFHPEVEHTEYGMEIFRNFLRIVEGWKK, encoded by the coding sequence ATGAAGGTGTACGTCATTGACAATGGAGGACAATGGACGCATAGGGAGTGGAGAGTTCTCAGATATCTTGGTGTCGATTCAATTATTGTTCCGAATACGACGCCTTTTGAAAAGCTGGGCAATGCAGATGCCCTCGTTCTTTCTGGCGGTGCGCCGCGCGTTGCGCTCGACGCTGATCGAATGGGCCGTAATGGTGAATATCTGGAGATGGCCGATTTTCCAATACTGGGAATTTGCGCGGGCATGCAATATATGTGCATGAAATTTGGCGGTAGGACTGAGCCTGCGAGAGTTCCAGAATTTGGCAAGACGATCATTTATGTGGACGATGCGGACGATTTATTTACAGGACTCCCAAATCGTTTTACAGTTTGGGAATCTCATAACGATGAGGTGACGGCGGTACCAGATTCGTTCGAAGTTTTGGCCCACTCAGATAATTGTCCAGTTGAAGCTATCAGAATGAAAAAGAAACCTATATACGGGCTCCAATTTCATCCAGAAGTCGAACACACCGAATATGGAATGGAAATTTTCCGTAATTTTCTTAGAATCGTTGAAGGATGGAAAAAATGA
- a CDS encoding HAD-IA family hydrolase has protein sequence MKAIFFDLGHTLIDYYHDWKEPECKAIRRVYRIMKEDYGLGVEEDNFCSCLGNLLAEAREIKLARSIEIPLSDILNRCFRQYGCDGDEGLIERSLTAFYETLLEDRRLISGTKEMLERLSELGYALGLISDVAWGLPSEFPLKDMHHYNIDVYFDDLVFSTDVGLRKPNPKIFKIALSNLNSRPEDAIFVGNSLQADIKGAKNVGMIGILKESKFYQHDDSIKPDDRISNWNEIDRILLKYDKR, from the coding sequence GTGAAAGCGATATTTTTCGACCTGGGTCATACGCTAATTGACTACTATCACGATTGGAAAGAGCCCGAGTGTAAGGCGATAAGGAGAGTTTATCGAATTATGAAAGAGGATTATGGACTTGGAGTTGAAGAAGATAATTTCTGTTCCTGCCTCGGCAATTTACTGGCTGAGGCAAGAGAGATCAAGCTGGCGAGATCGATTGAGATACCCCTTTCTGACATTCTCAATCGGTGCTTTCGCCAATATGGTTGTGATGGCGATGAAGGCCTCATAGAGCGGAGTCTTACAGCATTTTACGAAACTTTGCTGGAAGATCGCCGGTTGATTTCTGGCACAAAGGAGATGCTAGAAAGGCTTAGTGAATTGGGGTACGCACTTGGTCTCATATCGGACGTGGCCTGGGGGTTGCCCTCGGAGTTCCCTTTAAAAGATATGCATCATTACAATATTGATGTATACTTTGATGATCTTGTTTTTTCAACTGATGTCGGTCTGAGAAAACCTAATCCAAAAATCTTCAAGATAGCACTGTCTAATTTGAATTCAAGACCTGAAGATGCAATTTTTGTAGGCAACTCGCTGCAAGCCGACATCAAAGGTGCAAAGAATGTTGGTATGATTGGAATTTTGAAAGAATCGAAATTTTACCAACATGATGATTCTATCAAGCCCGATGATAGAATTTCTAACTGGAATGAAATTGATCGCATCCTGCTGAAATATGATAAGCGCTAG